Within the Glycine soja cultivar W05 chromosome 3, ASM419377v2, whole genome shotgun sequence genome, the region TAGACATCTTGAAATCAACCGGCTCATTTACAATTAAtggattttttatattattattaacaataCTCATGATATTCATTGCAAAGATATGGGATTGCAATTAGGACATTTAGCATCAATTACGTTGtagtactttttttattattctttaaatgaCTAAAGCCTATGTACGCTTACCTTATCTGACATGCATTTTGTGTCTAGATCTGTCTCTGTCCAACTTTTTACAGGCATTCATCTTCCCTGCTTTTTTACTTTAACCTTTGTCTTTTATGTGTTACTTATTCCAACTTCCTCTGGTCAAGGTCTCATTTTACTTTCCTATTTTCTTAATAGGTTGTGGAGGATGGATATGAGTTTTTTGCTAAAAGAAGATTAGTCACGATATTTTCTGCTCCAAATTACGGTGGGGAATTTGACAATGCTGGTGCATTGTTAAGCGTTGATGATTCTCTTGTATGTTCCTTTGAGATATTGAAACCCGCTGATAGAGCTTCAGGAAGTGGTTcatcaaaaatgaattttaagaaGGTAAATATCAACAATCAgctgttgtatttttttagagTCTTGTATTATTTTCGAACGTTTGTGCATATCAGTATCTTATGCAACTTTTTCCGCAGCCACCCAAACTTGGAAAGATATAGTATTTGGCAAGGATTTTCGGTTCAAATAGGAATCCAATCCAGCTAACTCAACTTGTACGGAGTTGAAATTGTCAAGTAGGAGTTTGACATGGGAGAGCCTTCCTTCCACTCTACGATTGCAGATTGCCAATGATACTATATTGTAAACTGAACTACCCAGGCATTCTTCTGTGCAAGAGCAGAGATTATTGCTTTATACACCAGTTGGTTGCTTGTGTTTGGCAAATTAGCATGTAATTTGTGAGTGCAAAGAGATTTCATGTTACCAAATGCGTAAATTTCTATGTCATTTATCTGAATGATAACTGCTCAGGAATGTTGTTTTTGGTAGAGACCGGTTCGTGTGGCTTAACTTAACCTGTTGCTATGCCACTGATAACCTAATCAAATTATACGACTACTTGTCTTTGCCACGCTGGAATTCTCATATGACAAGGATACCATTTTCTGAATCTCAGAATTAGAAACATCACTGTTCCTTGGTTTTctcattaaaaaactaaaaacaaatgttaatttTCTATGCAACCTATGGCAATTGCTGAATTATGTTCCCTTTTCTTGAACGGTTCTGCTCTGGTGATGCTTCTGTTCTTCAACTGGATCTCAAATTCTCATTATCTTGTCTCTCAAGTCTTAACTCCTTTTTCTTGTTCATCATACCGTGTCTGATCTCTCACAAAAATTGTTGATTAAGATGTACTTGCAATTACTAATTACATTATTCTTTCGAGGACAAGTAAACGATGAAAAGAAGCCTAGTCAAGAATAAAAGCGGGTGAAACACGATAAGAACACCTTTAGGTCCTTTACTTTATAACCACGGTTCTTGGGGAGTTTTGTAGTTGTAGATTCGCGTGTTGATTGAGTTGCTGCGGCTTACTTCAATGCATCAACATATATCATAAGGAGGTAAAGAATTATCTTCTGTAACAAAGAAAGaacggaaaaaataaaaaagtaaaaataatacagCATCAGAATATGTAAGAAATGTAAGATTTGCCTTGATCTTGTGTGCATAAGTTTCTCCATAACTATTTATAAAGAATAGAATACAAgacagtaaaaaagaaaaaaacaagtttctctcataagctaattttagcttataagttataacttgtgtataaattaaaatcagatTTTTGTAAGATTCCCCGTTAAGTATTTGTTAATTATGCTCACTGCTCAACATGCAAGGGATGGAACACTCATATTGCATTTCTTTTCCTGTTCTTGAGTTCTAGTTTCATGAGCCTCCCCCATCCTATCTTTCAGTTTCCTTGCATTTCGCCTTATAGCTGCTAGCTTCTGGAGTTGTTTATGGATTATTGCCAATGGAATATAATAAGTACCATTCCAGGAATTACGGGATATCAACAATTTATCAATTAAGGGATGGTAAAAAAACAAAGTATATGCAATTTCATTCCACTATCCTCCCTAAGATAGTAAGATATAATTGAATATGGAATACATATATAGAATGTCAAAGgttgaaatattaatttcatcATACATTCATACGGACAACTAGTCCAACAAAAAATGCAAAGTAAAAGGAAATAAGgtagaaaaggaaaatttgagaaaaataaaacatgtagAATAACTCAATCCACACATCTCAATGTTTTACTAACGTTTTTACTTGGCTGAGATTGACCGACAGCCACTCATTCATAATAAGGGAGAAGAAAATTGTACCACAACCTCATAAACACCGATCCTGTTGTTGGCACCATCCGTCCAATGGCTCAAGAAACTTTTCCAACGAATGCCATTTCCCTCACCCCGTGCTGGAAATCATCAAATGCCATCAAGCAGTCATATTCTGTCGTAACTGTGAACTGTGAAGCCTTCCACGAATCAACAACTGAACTTAAACTTGGTATAACAGCATAGTATGTTTCTTCTTAGGCTCTATCtacatagttatattttttttatgattttaatttctattcacTGCATGTCTGTAAACAGTTTTACAGtcaactaaataaaaattatcattaaaatgacttttaagctattaattataaaaattaataaacttgtcATATACACAGTTGTGATTGAACCATAATGTATAAAAATACTCTTTGCATTCACCATTTAGcctattttatattatactttatacaatattatctttcttttctgtGTGTTTGCAACTTTGCACCACAGTACATCGTCTATTTTATCATAcactcttttttatcttttacataTAAAATGTTGTACACTAGCATTTCTCTAAAAACATTAATTCAGGGTACAAATGTTTGTGCCAAAAAATGCTTCGGGTTTCCGGATATATAGAACAAGTTTATAATATCAATTAAGATCGGGAAGCACTGGAGTGAGTCTGTCTGAGGCTGGAATTCATGTTAGACAACAACCTTTATGTTTTCTGTCTATTACGATAATGAATAGAAGGGACAAGCGCGAATAAGGGATAAGATTTGGAAATCAAtggaataaaagttaaaaataattaaaagctgTTAATTTATAAAACGTAGGAACAAAAGCAGGAGGATCACTATTCTGCTGTCTTGTTGGTTCTTCCATGTCCCGCTGTCCAGGAAATTAAATAGGATGCGAAGTTAGGGATCAGAAAAAGTCCATTGCTATCTTGAAGTTATTGGGCCATCAAAATCATGAGCCCAAAGCCGAGACCGAGAGGGATAGGTCAGTACTGGGGAGAAGAGTGTGGGCCCAAAAAAAACAAGCTGGGGAGAAGGGTGCATATAGAAAAGGGTCAACGAGATGTGAAATCTGTAATTTAATGTGCAGTTTTGTAGTAGGAGTAGCTGGAATGCAAGGACATGGATGATTGTGCCCCCCTCCCACTCCAGCTGGACAAATTCAGATTCCCCTTCACTCGGGATTACCACCAACCCAACCCGCAATTTCACTTTAATACTGTATAAAAGAATATTCATTGTTACACTAATCAATTAATGTTTTACATTCTACAGAACTGCACACAACACACCCAAAAAAATATGTGAACTTTATTAAGTGGAATTTTTCACTATTTCGCATTGCCCGTGGCATTCATGTAGATAAAAGTCCGGTCTTGAAAAGAAGATCAAGTATAACATTATAAATGTACCCTTTACTTATTGAAGATtaccaatagatttttaatttaacttctCTAGTCATCAATTTTTTTCGTTGATTAATTTGAAAAACCAACTCACTCATATCTTCCGACAAGCGTATTCAATAATTTTGGGCAGGCCGGCGGCTGTCCCATAGTCAAGTGTCTTTTCCCATGAAAGCATCCTTGAAGacaaaaattagtttcatattggAGCATGGTTAATTAGTTATTGTGCGGAAATACTCTCTGGGTCTCTCTCATCACTCGATGCATACCCGCAGAGAGAACAGAACAAGAAACTCCAAAGTAGGAAAATTACCAAGTTATTGTTATTCAGCAAGCTAAAGCTTAATTTACGAGGAGGAATGAACAATACCAAAAACAAACGCAGAATggcttattaattataaatatacattACATGATAAGGAGTAAAGATACACCGCTACTCTACCCTTACACTTTCTACTTACGATTTGCCAACCACTACGCAGCTTACTTAAGTAAAGACTTAAAGAAGCTAAACCAAAAGCTACCTCGCATGAACTTGGCAGAACTTCCTTACAGACATTCAGACATTATACATGCACACAAAGACTAAACAAAAATGAATACAGCAAAGGCCAAAAAAGCTGCTACATCCTCAGCTTTCAGGTACGAGAAAATGCGTCACACATCGAAAGGAGAAGAAGGGCCTGATCTGTTCTGCCCTCTCTTCTCGTACGCATCAGATCCCGACCTTCTTCGAAACCGAAGTGAATCTTTTCCTCCTAAAAAACACACGTCAAATCAGTACCATTTATTGTTGGgcacaaaattattaattatattatactaGTATAACATAATATAACCAAGTTGGCTAGCCTAGTGGTGAAAATGGACACTTGGATTGAGCTCTGAAACTGTATAAGGGTCATATACTACTGTGTGACTAAGACTAATGAAAGTGCTACTTATGTGGACAGCCACATAAAATTTGGGACAAGTCAATTTAACAACCAAATAGTGTCATTATTCATTCATAACTACTCCCACCAACTACACTGCTTATCATGCCTGGCCAGTCATCACAAAAGGACAAAATATCCGATACCCGAAATTGTGGGGTGTTGTTTACTTTTACTGGACCGTGTGTGTAATTAAACTAAGCATAGTATTTTTTACTGTCACAGTAGAAAAGAAATAACGACCTTACCGGAAAACGGAGAAATCGGAGGAGTAGAACCGGCAGGAGAAACCGGAGGCGATCCACTCTGGTACCCTGGCGGTTTCACGATCATGATACTACGCGTCACTCTAGTCGCTTCCTCCGACGATTCGTCACCGTACGATCTCACGCTCCCGCCCTCCGCTTCTgatcaataatcaataaataaatatgcctAATCGTTAGcatattttgatgttttaaaaTGGAGAAAAATATCTATGAGCGTTTCAGATGCAATTAGATATCTCCAAATTAAAGTGGTTAGGTTTAGGTTATTTCATCTCCCAAACTATCTTTTACTATTATTACTTTTAGATCATGTGCAAATGATTTAGATAATTCCGAACTTGGAGGATTCGAGCTTGAAAAGCGTGTTTAGGGTGCAGATCTGATAGCATGCAACCTAAAACACACAAATCGGTCTCCGATTCGAATTTACGAGTGGGTTAgattataaaaatgataattatgatgatgatAACAAGAGTTGAGTTAACGATTGTAGTTGTGGACTTGTAGTTAAACGAAAATCGTTGGTGACTTATATGAGTGTGATTAACGAGGCACTGAGGCAGGGCGTACCCTTGCCGGAGCTAGGTCGGAAAGTGAAGGTGTGGTGTTTCCGGAGCTTGCCGAGACCGTTTTCCGGCCTTGGGCCGGCGACGGTGTCGTCCCACAAGTGGTCGAGGAGGCCCATATGGATCAAGCGTATTTTAGCAGATCCGGCGTATGGAGATCCCAACAATGACCAGGTCTCAGAGTCAGGCCATATTTAACGATGCCAGGCCGTTAAAGGTCGAACAACTTGTTAGGGTTAAAGGAGATCTGAACCGTCCATTGTGATCAATGTTGGAGCCTTTGACGTGGCCACATGGATCGGTGTTCATGTCTAGTCGAGATAAGGATTGCAAAGCGTATGGGCCCTCATCAATCGGGGATTTTAAGGGACAAACTAAAAGCCTGAAGAGGAAGGGTGACACGTGACATTACTTGTGTGACACGTGACAAGTCAATTTCTTTCTCAGGTGGATTAGTACGAGGATGGTTATACCCCTGGCTTTTGTCTAAATCGCCAATATAAgtccttctttttcttgtatTTACATAAGTGGACCTTATGATCTCTTATAGGTAGGCGGGGTGCATTGGAGcacattttatcttcttttttgtttgtccAAATTTGGCCTTACCTCCTCTCAGATTCCAGGTTATGCGTACAAGCGTAATCGTCTGCATGATGACACCCACCACAACCACCCTCTGACGACGACACTGATCACTCCCTCACTTGAAGAATCTATTGTCACCACCAACTCCTTTACCGACAGCATCGCCACCAAATACATTGCCTTTCACCAAAACCCTCAAAACTCAAAGCATTAAACTTTTAACCGATCAAAGCCACTCTTCCTCTGTTCTTACCCATTGTTCGCGTGCACTCCACCCACATGAACCAAACATGATTCTGTCAATATTCAGcatttaaaacaatgaaaaagacCAACCAGAGAGCTATGAACAgaaacgagaaaaaaaaaaaaggaaaaagaatggGATTGAAAACTCCAAATCACCACGCCAGAGTTTCGTTGCCGTCGTGCTAGCGACCTACGTCGTCGTGCTCTCGACCGTCGTCATCGTGCTCTTTCCCAATCACCGTCAACTGCGCGTCTCTGTTCGTCACTTCGTTGTATTGTGCCATCGAATGCGTGAGAACCAAATTCTTCTTCTCACAACACCAGAAAGGGTCACGGGGTTGGAGAAGAGACAGGAATAATTTGGGAAAtgcagagaaaagaaaaagaaaagataaaggttgaaaaaaatcttaaccttacatttaaaaaaaatgagagatctAACGGTGGGAGCATGCATGGGGTCCATTAATGATCCTGTAGTATGTCTTGCCCTCATTTTTCAAATtcgttttttaaaaatgttatattccATCCTGTGCGGTCCGTCCTAGTGCATCTCGGACGAACTCCTTCATCCAACGGTTCAGGAAGCTTTTGCACGGTGCATCACCTACTTACCCCCACGCATGCTAGAAGGCGTCTCaaaattttcatgtttagtttatGTTTCCTCCGGGTCAGATCTTAATTCGATCTTCATGGGTTATCTGATCTGGTTGTTTTAGTGGGcatctatttattaaataatttatatattattgaagATGTTCTAATAAGCTATAATTATCAAGCGGGTACCTATTGATTAATATAAGCTATAATGTTCtcaccaaaatatatataaaagctaTAATATCGGTGTTTACTGATTAATAATTTAAGCATACCTCATTTTTCAATGTAGTGACGATTAATATCAAACTAAGAAAAGTTATAAAGGCTCGGACTCGATATATAGATTTACGACCCCAGACTTTTTATAACAAGTTATCCCGAGAACGATATCatccaataattttattttgttttttttttgctgaataacTCATGTGATGAGAGTACTGAGTATCTATCATAACTTAAAACAGAAAGTTTCCTTTGGACACTCTGTCATAGTAAATGGTCAATATTTGGCACTTGTATAGTTGGAGCaagatataatatatacatCATTGGCCAATTGGCATTAATatccttaataaaaatataaaaaaaagaaggaaaaatgctTAAAATTTATTCCTATAAAACTAATTactgtataaattttattttcaacccttactataaatattatatcatttttgcAATTAAGTAGTTAGATTTACCGTctattttgtgaagaaaatataaagaaaaaaagtgataagTTAGAGTTACCACTGGCCCAATTTTTCatgtgaagaaaaagaaacacaatTTATCCAATTTGTTGTGGCTGGGGTTGAAGGAGTGAAGAAGGCGCAGGTTAGGGTTTGTCTTGAGATTGAGAATGTCTAAAGTGATTAAGTGAATGGTGAGTGTGTTTGTCACAAAAGGTACAACATTCGGCCTTAAGTGGATAAGTTTGTGAACCCAGGGATTAGATCTTTAAAATCTCCCAGTTTCACGGATCGGGTCTAATTTTTCCTacgatttttttcaaattgaacCCATTATCCGTAGACCCAAATTTGTATACCCACTCTCAATTACAATTAAATAGTAGTATAAaaaggaatattttttaattaaattattctatAATACTATGAATATTGAATGTATCATTTTTATAGAACATTGAATGAAATGTAATGAAGTTATAAAGGCACATGTGTTTATCAGTTCTTCACTCCATTAATTTGTGGGGACCGAAGGCTCAAAAATGTTAAGGAGGCTATGTAAGTTGTGgctggtttttattttttatttattttttattctttcgtTGTTGAAAAGTTGTGGCTGATTTTAAActagaaaatatcataaaagtTTTATCTCCCTATCATtttctaattgtttttttttctttttggtattAAGGAGGACTAAAGCccaaataatcattttattgcttcaaatttatatttgtatctATTAgtgatcaaaattttattttataattttttataagagacttaattaaaaaatttaaaagtataagtAACTAAATTGTGAAAATTAATATACGATGAACTAAATTGATAACAGTATATTATTAGTGaaggactaaaataatatattagattaaataaagttttgatttttttatgggaAATAAAGTTATTGTATTTCATCCATAATTTATGTCACAATATAAGAGGAAATATAAAGTTATTGGCATCTGTCTAAATCTAATTGAATGCCTTTATTCAATTTATAAAGCAACCCCAAAATATCCATGTTGTTGTATGTACTCGTCTAGTCGAATGctcctaatttaaaattagaatttctgAATAAGAAAATCAGTTTGCAAGTTACTACTAGCGATAGACAAAAACATCAAGGAGCGATATTTTCCAAAGCCAGGTTAGAACTATTACACTTATCATTTTATAACTACACGAGTTTGTTTCCCAGAAGACCAGGCACAATGACACAATAATTATCTGAGCCAAGTCCTTTTCATTGGAAGGTCCATCTTTGTTCAGCTATGTATATAATTCACTAATATATAGATTACGTCAAATGGAGGCAACTGCTTCAatcgttttcattttttaaaatatactttctTCTCTATCGCCTCTCCCTTATTGCTCTTAGAAATTGACATACCAGTAGAGAAAGACCCCACTGCCAATTTCCGTTTACTCTTGGATGCAGGACTTTCAACTTATAATTACTAAGTCTAtatgattatcatttttttattctcttcctGAACAATTGATGTAACACCAGCACTTATAGCTAATGGGCCTCCCCATCGgccaattttaaacaaaattctgGTCACTGAAacttttattatgatttatcatctcttatctttttctttttggttaattttgtttatgtaaatggttaaattattttcatcatttgTCTTTTAAAAGTCTCGCTTTGAtcctttaaatatataatgtcACCCAAAATTATTTTCCCGTTAGTTTGATACTCGCATCATTGGTGTTTTAAAATTAGTGTTCCGCCGTCTTCCATTAAGTACTTAATGAAATTTGATGTCAAGGCAGATATGGGGAGTGAATCCTCTCAGGTCAAAATCTCAACCATTAAAATAGGGGCAGATCTAAAATTCAATGACTGAAGGAGCCAAAGTCAAATAAATAtgtaaacattaaaatttatataaaatatttatatatttaaaaacatatatagagAATACAATTACATAGACAATAATCAATTCCACATGCCACcaataaatttgataattttataaaaaaaaattatatttatcttaactatataattttttaggaaaattcctattaattatattaaaatttaataaatttaaataaatcattttacttgttaaattatttttaggacAATAATAACCAAGAATCATATAGAATAATTTACTTTCACATAGTAAAgactataattttaaaagtaaattatgacaaatatttaatacaactcaatatctattttttttcataagattTACATAGTACATGGGTATAAATTCATgcacaaatataataaattaagaaaaaatgaaatatatttatgttttttttttctaatctaataaattaatgcatatattttaatttaaatttatttctcttttatatatttttgtaaataatattatatttattaaaattaagttcatcataattattatgtattatttcataaattaatattagtatctaaaaaataaattagttcgCTAAGGTTTATAATATCAGTGTTTGagagattaataaataaatacatacattttaattttaatttatattaattttctctttatattttaattatttattaatattttagtgAATAATCTAtgtttataagattaattttaccATGCTCAGTATGTattctatatataatattatattgtgTAGATCACATTCTTTAATGCATTATTTTGAATGTACCATTTTTtctgaatattattttaaatacatactCTCAttacttaaaattcattaaaaaaagataaaatttaatgaatatcACATcttatttaaagattttttcttgatttttttaatttttaatatatttaatcaaataaaagggTATATACAAACGagtgcataaaaaaatatattgctcGTAAGGCATAAAAGGCAAGGCAAACACACTTGCAAcaatttgtgaatttttttttttttgcatatcaCCTTATTGTATCATATCAACTATCACTTCGGCATCCAATGACATATTAGCAAATTCCATTGAATTTTTAACGAAAGACTGACAAAAGAAGTTGATTGTAAAATCGGTTAAACTTTAAGAACTCAATCAGCTCATTTAAAAGAACCCAAATCGCAAATATATCAAACTTGATACCAAAAGTGCAAATAAACCTTGATTTTATGAATAGGCACTAAATACCAAAccactatttttttcattttttttaattatcaatttgattgattttcaattcttttttatcagtttgacaataaagaataatttaattagattttaaataCCCCTAGTCTCTTAACCATAGTTTAATCTTTCAAAGGCTCAAACCTGAGATGTTATAAAAACATCCGGTgctaaatcaaaatattttttctttttggcctAGAAACATATCGGTTACAAAACATAGAGAACAAGACTAGAATAAGTTCAACTGCCTATACTCCGAACAAAAATGACTTAACCTTTCAAATCATCAGCTATGACACAATGAAGTCGTGCTGGAATCCTTGAGAATGCAGCATCTCTTCAACTCCTTTGCCTTTGAGCttcatctattttctttttccgtTGTTTAATGCGATCAGTCTGAGCTTCCTTCAGTTTCTTAGATATCTGAACGACAGAATttcaagaacaaaataaaaagaaaaaaggtgaaaaaacagaactgaaaaaaaaagtttaaagacAATCTATCACTTTGCAACCGGTTAGATTAGGACAATTAATTAGAGAATAGAAGTATTTTAATTGTAAGTTCAGACAGATAattggaaaagagaaaaaaatcacGTTGTTACCTTCATGGCTTCAGCTAGCTTCCTTTTTTTACGTGACATCATAACTTTACTCATGtcatcatcaacattttcttgaaCACTGGCAGTTGATTCACCAGTCTGTACCACTCCAGTAGATGTTTCTTTAGAACCTGCTGAAGTATATGTAACACCTTGAAGTTCTTTTTTCAAATCATCACGGTATTGCTGCTCCAAAATCATCATCTGCAATGCAGTCATTCAAAATTGAAATGCTTGAGTAAGTGTAAACAAAAAAGTATCCCCTCCACTCATGCCACTATTATGATGCAACCTTTTTCCCACAACATGCATACCTTTTGCTTTCTCTGAGCTGCATCATTAGCCTCTGCTCGATCAATGATACCTTCAACCAGAAGATTTTGAGGATCTTCCAGATCTTCCTTCCCAACACCAGGAAGTGGAAGGATTTCCTTTCTGGCAGCAGCTTGCAAGTGTTTAATGGTCTTTGCATAATCAGGAATGTATGCTCCTTCTTCATCGTAGTTAATAAAAGGTGACAAGTGTGGTGGAGGAGTCCTGTTGACAAAAGAAACATTTTAGCCATTGCAGTAATCATTAAAATCATATAGGCTCTCTTTAGTATacataaaaatttctttaaatttaagaCACATTTGTATATGTGTATTCATAGAAGTGCATCGATTTTTCTAAACTGTTCCCTTAGGTTAATGAAAGTATAATTAATGACTTGGTTAGGACAACTAAATTGGGGAACTAAACTGTACAAAAATACCCTTATGCTTTTAATACAACTCACTCTTTCATTGTATACAATACATTATTTATCCAACTTCCAATCCCACATTAAATACGAATCAACATAGATCAGTTTTCTAACTTAATGTTATCATACAAGATTGACACTTACTAATTTATCTACTTTAGCAAAGTATAATtcgaataataaaataaaatactagcaTATAGACACTCTTGCAAGCtagcaaattcattttttattatattcgtAGTCAATAGAGGGAAAAATTGCAATCCTGCCCATAATTTCTTCAAGGAGAAGAGTAATTTTGAAACTTCAGAGTGAGTATCCACTCTTTATTAGATTgggatttatataattaaacagAACAAGACACTAAAAGTTGCATGATCCATAAGATTTATGCCACGTGGGGAGAGTGCCTATGCATTAGAAAATGCAGAAGTGGtttctattttttcaaatatagataataagtaataataaataaatatttaattagcatCAAATTCATCAAACAAAATGAATAGATGAAAGCATATATAGACATGATTCCCCAGAAAAATATCATGATCCTTGtagaaaaacttattttctcAGTCAAATAAAATAGCGCATTCCCACCAAGACCACTATAACCAGCAAGAGTTCCCTAatgaaccaaaaaaaaagaggCATGAATAATGCAACTTCAATTACTGAAGAGTTCCCTAGAgagaaattgtaaattactacaATCAGCACTAAACAGCAGTTATTAAAGAAGCATACCTTCCCACCAAATAATTCTCAGTTGGCAAAATAATCCGTGCATTCACACAGTCATATACCCACTGTGGTTGAACATATTCTCTTGAGAGGAACCGATGTCCTTGTGCTTCCCTGTCAACAATCTAGCACATGAAAGCAATAGCTAAGTAAACCTAAACAGAAGGTATAAAATAGAAGGACACCTAGATGGTATGCTTAGTGACAAACCTGATGAGAAATGCTCTGGTCAGATTCCCCAAAAGGTGCCCCTTCTCCCTCCCAGGAAACAATGCCACCAAAAGCAGGAATAACAAAAAACATTGATTCTCTCGGTACCTGAATAATTAGACCGGAACAGATACAAATAATGTCAAACAATACACAACCACAAGGAAATTACAAAGATTTTTAACATGGGAGTTAAAAAATAGTCAACAATTTTTAACAAAAGTACAACCTGATGTATTGTGTCTTGTGACATCAATCTAAACAATATAAATAAGCTgaaattttctataaattattCATGTAGCAACAGTACACAAATTCACATTGTAAATAACAAATTACAGATAATAACAACTGCAACATTTacaaaacagtaaaaaaaaaatccactaaGTATGTCAAAGTATTTGGCATATTCCTCCATGGTTtcccacaaaaaataaaagt harbors:
- the LOC114407577 gene encoding dormancy-associated protein homolog 3-like isoform X1 — encoded protein: MGLLDHLWDDTVAGPRPENGLGKLRKHHTFTFRPSSGKEAEGGSVRSYGDESSEEATRVTRSIMIVKPPGYQSGSPPVSPAGSTPPISPFSGKEEKIHFGFEEGRDLMRTRREGRTDQALLLLSMCDAFSRT
- the LOC114407577 gene encoding dormancy-associated protein homolog 3-like isoform X2 translates to MGLLDHLWDDTVAGPRPENGLGKLRKHHTFTFRPSSGKEAEGGSVRSYGDESSEEATRVTRSIMIVKPPGYQSGSPPVSPAGSTPPISPFSGGKDSLRFRRRSGSDAYEKRGQNRSGPSSPFDV